The Solibacillus sp. FSL W7-1464 genome contains a region encoding:
- a CDS encoding LysE family translocator, which yields MENLVFFIIACVLLIVLPGPDTAIVTKNTVVHGQRGGFQTMVGSCAGLTVHTIAAVAGLSAIIVKSAVAFTVLKYVGAVYLCYLGIKTLLSMRAKKADMEEMTDIPEIEAKGNSYFKQGLITNITNPKVAVFFLTFLPQFLSKGAEPFWPFLTMGIVYIVLTFVWFALYVFLLNKIRNFMKKPATQSVIETFTGAVLIGFGIKLAFEKQV from the coding sequence ATGGAGAATCTTGTGTTCTTTATCATTGCATGTGTTCTGCTGATTGTATTGCCGGGTCCTGATACAGCGATTGTTACGAAAAATACAGTAGTTCACGGACAAAGGGGAGGATTCCAAACGATGGTCGGCTCTTGTGCGGGACTGACCGTCCATACAATAGCAGCGGTTGCCGGGCTGTCGGCGATTATCGTAAAATCCGCCGTGGCATTTACCGTGCTGAAATATGTTGGGGCAGTCTATTTATGCTATTTGGGCATCAAGACATTGCTGAGCATGCGTGCGAAAAAAGCGGATATGGAAGAAATGACGGACATTCCGGAAATTGAAGCAAAAGGCAATTCCTATTTTAAACAGGGCCTTATTACAAATATCACAAACCCAAAAGTAGCGGTATTCTTTCTGACGTTTTTACCTCAATTTCTATCAAAGGGCGCAGAACCGTTTTGGCCGTTTTTAACGATGGGAATCGTCTATATTGTTTTAACATTTGTCTGGTTTGCACTCTATGTATTCTTATTGAACAAAATCCGCAACTTTATGAAAAAACCTGCTACACAATCTGTGATTGAAACGTTCACTGGGGCTGTTCTAATTGGATTTGGCATTAAGCTCGCATTTGAGAAACAGGTATAA
- a CDS encoding DUF2812 domain-containing protein codes for MAEIVRRLRPGQYWRIKEHESWFSDMSEQGLHFYEIGTHFAKFKKGDRKRMDYRLELAKSKYISSEKIRLFEESGWDYIASDRNFHVFASPTDRKANEPPIDREEQITVANALFKKTLISFIFILFALAALFWLIGGLWFNDETPILILIEGHMFTTTLLYLLNIFHLISMAMGLLGIARIRRDMKEGNPDDRQKPWENFYRNNLITYVATLVLSLIAACIPIYQLLHLGTVTLPEEDPTLPFVRLAAIENAPHLERDVFMIDGEDWRNSYSENWSIVAPVQFKMKENFIEKKGQWSDPNNSYNPSISAEIFRLSFHSLVAPLVEDLITEHTFDDETELFTEREHDGFDRLLVRLSDRNKEFIFVKEQAVMYIDYSGEVEADVIIVKAAEKMMLLTES; via the coding sequence ATGGCAGAAATCGTACGCAGATTAAGACCGGGGCAGTATTGGCGTATCAAGGAACATGAAAGCTGGTTTTCGGATATGTCCGAGCAAGGTCTTCATTTTTATGAGATTGGCACACATTTTGCGAAGTTTAAAAAAGGTGATCGCAAACGAATGGATTACCGGCTGGAACTCGCAAAAAGCAAATATATATCAAGTGAAAAAATCCGGTTATTTGAAGAAAGCGGCTGGGACTATATTGCGAGTGACCGCAATTTTCACGTATTTGCATCACCGACAGATCGTAAAGCAAATGAACCTCCGATAGATCGGGAAGAGCAAATAACTGTGGCAAATGCTCTTTTCAAGAAGACATTGATAAGTTTCATCTTTATATTATTTGCTTTGGCAGCTCTTTTTTGGCTTATAGGCGGCCTTTGGTTTAATGACGAGACCCCTATCTTAATATTAATTGAAGGTCATATGTTTACGACGACGCTTCTTTATTTACTAAACATTTTTCACCTGATTTCCATGGCGATGGGGCTGCTTGGTATTGCACGCATACGACGCGATATGAAAGAGGGAAATCCTGATGATCGTCAAAAGCCATGGGAAAATTTTTATCGGAATAACTTAATAACGTATGTTGCGACTTTGGTTTTATCATTAATTGCCGCTTGCATTCCAATTTACCAGTTGTTGCATTTAGGTACCGTTACATTACCAGAAGAAGATCCGACATTGCCGTTTGTCAGGCTTGCAGCAATCGAAAATGCTCCACATCTTGAACGTGATGTTTTTATGATAGACGGGGAAGATTGGAGAAACAGTTACTCGGAAAACTGGAGTATAGTTGCTCCTGTGCAATTTAAAATGAAGGAAAATTTCATTGAAAAGAAAGGGCAATGGTCTGACCCGAACAACAGTTACAACCCTAGTATCTCGGCTGAAATTTTCCGGTTAAGCTTTCACTCCCTTGTTGCACCATTGGTTGAGGACTTAATCACGGAGCATACGTTTGATGATGAAACAGAATTATTTACGGAAAGAGAGCATGATGGATTTGACCGATTACTTGTGCGCCTAAGTGACCGAAACAAAGAATTCATCTTCGTAAAAGAACAGGCGGTCATGTATATTGATTACTCGGGGGAAGTTGAGGCGGATGTCATTATAGTGAAGGCTGCCGAAAAAATGATGCTGTTAACGGAAAGCTGA
- a CDS encoding DUF2812 domain-containing protein has protein sequence MAKTVRKIRPTNYWRIGEHESWFSDMSLQGLHLHKMGTNLAHFKKGDPKRIEYRIEVTDKKLITNEQIDLYEENGWEYVTSYQWFHVFSSPAETNAPEIHTDPAEQAFTLQRLYKKLVFNLVWVSLGVALILGMLLAMWFLDGTPVLRLVEGYVVQQSTLTILYIYYVINAVKAMLAIKELKKSLNEGKAINHHAPWKKSLKKNGAFSVVFIGIILANGLIMPFYQLKKMDTFTLPKNDENLPFVRLADIEQNPQLNRDEYYTDEFDWANRYTTNWSIFAPVQFETEEMWLEESGTYSPSVSSEIYNLTFQAFAKPLLSDLMEWHTYGDERGSFIESKHPVLDYLVIHEDEEMKQLVASKDKVVMYIRYYGYAELDVLVENAAQKIMLLAES, from the coding sequence ATGGCTAAAACGGTACGCAAAATCCGCCCAACGAACTATTGGCGAATCGGAGAACACGAAAGCTGGTTTTCGGACATGTCGTTACAAGGGCTGCACCTTCATAAAATGGGAACCAATTTAGCCCATTTTAAAAAAGGTGACCCGAAGCGAATCGAATACCGGATTGAAGTGACAGACAAAAAATTAATAACTAATGAGCAAATTGATCTGTACGAGGAAAACGGCTGGGAGTATGTTACAAGCTATCAATGGTTTCATGTTTTCTCTTCGCCGGCTGAAACCAATGCACCCGAAATTCATACAGATCCAGCAGAACAGGCATTTACTTTACAGCGCCTTTATAAAAAACTCGTCTTTAATTTAGTATGGGTTTCTCTGGGAGTGGCCCTGATTTTAGGTATGCTTTTGGCGATGTGGTTTTTGGATGGAACGCCTGTTTTACGGTTGGTTGAAGGATATGTCGTTCAGCAAAGTACCCTGACGATCCTCTATATTTACTATGTTATTAATGCGGTAAAAGCAATGCTCGCGATTAAAGAATTGAAAAAAAGTTTAAATGAAGGCAAAGCCATCAATCATCACGCTCCCTGGAAAAAAAGTTTGAAAAAAAATGGTGCATTTTCGGTTGTCTTTATAGGTATTATTCTTGCAAACGGCTTAATTATGCCATTTTATCAATTGAAAAAAATGGATACCTTTACACTTCCAAAAAATGACGAAAACTTGCCGTTTGTCCGTTTAGCTGATATCGAACAAAATCCACAGCTGAACCGGGATGAATATTATACAGATGAATTCGATTGGGCAAACCGTTATACAACAAATTGGAGTATCTTTGCACCTGTACAGTTCGAGACGGAAGAAATGTGGTTGGAAGAAAGCGGAACCTATTCACCGAGCGTTTCTTCTGAAATATACAATTTAACATTTCAGGCATTCGCTAAACCATTGCTGTCCGACTTGATGGAGTGGCATACATACGGAGATGAAAGGGGAAGTTTCATAGAAAGTAAGCACCCTGTTCTTGATTATCTTGTTATTCACGAGGATGAAGAAATGAAACAATTAGTTGCTTCAAAAGATAAAGTGGTCATGTATATACGTTATTACGGATATGCAGAACTGGATGTCCTAGTGGAAAATGCAGCTCAGAAAATAATGCTGCTTGCGGAAAGTTAG
- a CDS encoding PadR family transcriptional regulator has translation MSYNGGPMTEAMYYVLLALMRPNHGYQVMQSITEVSKGRLKMGPGTLYGVLSRMQKDGLIALSKDDGRRKIYEITEEGERALRLEYARLQSLIFDSTILEEGNDG, from the coding sequence ATGTCTTACAATGGCGGACCGATGACTGAAGCAATGTATTATGTGTTATTGGCGTTAATGCGCCCAAATCATGGTTATCAGGTAATGCAATCCATTACAGAAGTATCAAAAGGCCGTTTAAAGATGGGGCCCGGAACGTTATATGGTGTCCTGTCACGTATGCAAAAGGACGGATTAATCGCTTTGTCAAAAGACGATGGGCGGAGAAAAATATATGAAATTACGGAAGAAGGCGAGCGTGCATTAAGACTGGAATATGCTCGTCTACAATCTCTAATTTTCGACAGCACTATATTGGAGGAGGGGAACGATGGCTAA
- the ribH gene encoding 6,7-dimethyl-8-ribityllumazine synthase encodes MGKIFEAQLVGTDLKIGIVVGRFNEFINDKLLSGALDGLKRHGVEEANIDTAWVPGAFEVPFVAKKMAETNNYDAVIGLGTVIRGSTTHYDYVCNEAAKGIAKAGLDTGVPVIFGIVTTENIEQAIERAGTKAGNKGYDSAMSAIEMANLNKMF; translated from the coding sequence ATGGGAAAAATATTTGAAGCACAATTAGTCGGAACAGATTTGAAAATCGGAATTGTCGTAGGGCGATTCAATGAATTTATTAATGATAAATTATTAAGTGGTGCACTCGATGGCTTGAAACGTCACGGTGTTGAAGAAGCAAACATTGATACAGCATGGGTACCTGGTGCCTTTGAAGTACCGTTTGTGGCGAAGAAAATGGCTGAAACAAATAATTATGATGCAGTAATCGGATTAGGTACGGTCATTCGCGGATCAACAACACATTATGATTATGTATGCAACGAGGCAGCGAAAGGAATTGCAAAAGCAGGCCTGGATACAGGAGTTCCGGTAATTTTCGGCATTGTCACAACTGAAAATATCGAACAGGCGATCGAACGTGCTGGTACAAAAGCAGGCAATAAAGGCTATGACAGCGCAATGTCCGCAATTGAAATGGCCAACTTGAATAAAATGTTTTAA
- the ribE gene encoding riboflavin synthase: MFTGIIEELGTVETISQSTQAMELAIRASKILEDVQLGDSIAVNGVCLTVKQFSPSVFLADVMPETVKATSLQQLAAGMPVNLERAMSANGRFGGHIVSGHVDGIATIQRKRPVANAVYIDLAMEKHLIAECIKKGSITVDGTSLTIFDVTDTFITISLIPHTYEQTVLGYKKPGDVVNIETDLIGKYVKKHLQNQTGSTITMDLLQRTGF; this comes from the coding sequence ATGTTTACAGGAATCATTGAAGAACTGGGAACGGTTGAAACGATCAGCCAGTCCACACAAGCGATGGAACTAGCCATTCGCGCAAGCAAAATTTTAGAGGATGTTCAACTCGGGGACAGCATTGCCGTTAACGGTGTCTGTCTGACAGTGAAACAATTCTCGCCATCCGTATTTTTGGCGGACGTCATGCCAGAAACGGTCAAAGCAACAAGCCTCCAGCAATTAGCAGCAGGAATGCCTGTCAATCTGGAACGGGCGATGTCGGCGAATGGTCGTTTTGGCGGGCATATTGTTTCGGGCCATGTTGATGGGATTGCGACAATACAACGTAAAAGACCTGTTGCCAATGCCGTTTATATTGACCTGGCAATGGAAAAGCATTTGATTGCAGAATGTATTAAGAAAGGCTCAATTACAGTGGACGGCACGAGTTTAACAATTTTTGATGTGACCGACACATTCATTACCATTTCCTTAATCCCTCATACGTATGAGCAGACTGTATTAGGCTATAAAAAGCCGGGAGATGTTGTGAACATTGAAACAGATCTAATCGGTAAATATGTAAAAAAACATTTACAAAATCAAACGGGAAGTACGATAACAATGGACTTATTGCAACGTACAGGATTTTAA
- a CDS encoding VC0807 family protein, with product MANNSQSNKYFIFLELLFYVVLPYAIWKFGREPLGDYAAMLLSTVPGIIYTVYRFAKDRQFNVTGLFILGSMLIGTTVDLLSGSAEQMIWNNVYLGLFYTFLFVILFIVKQPISLYIAVDFAYLQGYSRKDSKALFFQKGIFRWFQLIQIVFIIRGLVMAGITVYLLRKFGIDSYGDMLIYKRVAVWVFSGILTGMFFYISVVVQKYTKRLQEKNEQNIKEPEVVTE from the coding sequence ATGGCAAATAATTCACAGTCGAATAAATATTTTATCTTTCTGGAACTATTGTTCTATGTAGTTTTACCTTATGCGATATGGAAGTTTGGACGAGAGCCTCTTGGTGACTATGCCGCAATGCTGCTGTCCACTGTTCCCGGGATCATTTATACGGTTTACCGCTTTGCGAAAGATCGTCAGTTTAATGTGACGGGATTGTTTATTTTAGGTTCGATGCTTATTGGTACTACGGTTGATCTGCTGTCGGGTTCAGCCGAGCAGATGATTTGGAATAACGTATATTTAGGTCTTTTTTATACGTTTCTATTTGTCATTTTATTCATTGTGAAGCAGCCTATTTCTCTGTATATTGCAGTCGATTTTGCTTATCTGCAAGGCTATTCACGAAAGGACAGTAAGGCGTTATTCTTCCAAAAAGGGATTTTCCGGTGGTTTCAGCTGATCCAGATTGTGTTCATTATCCGAGGACTAGTTATGGCAGGAATTACGGTCTATCTTTTACGGAAGTTTGGAATTGACAGTTATGGTGACATGCTGATTTATAAACGAGTAGCGGTTTGGGTATTTTCCGGTATTTTAACGGGGATGTTCTTTTACATTAGTGTTGTTGTACAAAAATATACGAAACGATTACAGGAAAAGAATGAGCAAAATATAAAAGAACCGGAAGTTGTTACGGAATAA
- a CDS encoding group-specific protein — protein MGTGFKVSLIAVAVEMIVLFSILIPFFKKHIVRENKKINYAKTTIFLRWNVFDAVTLILAVYTIVCVQALNILLSFGETIENSYVQFFTNQAQAWVIVMVVYLVMRISAVLKSIKARFGDIYDGEQ, from the coding sequence ATGGGTACCGGTTTTAAAGTTTCGTTAATTGCTGTTGCGGTTGAGATGATAGTTTTATTTTCAATTTTGATTCCTTTTTTCAAGAAACATATTGTTAGGGAAAACAAGAAGATCAATTATGCTAAGACAACTATCTTTTTGCGCTGGAATGTATTTGATGCGGTTACTTTAATTCTAGCTGTGTACACAATCGTCTGTGTGCAAGCTCTTAACATATTACTTTCATTTGGCGAAACAATTGAAAATTCCTATGTTCAGTTTTTTACTAACCAGGCGCAGGCATGGGTTATTGTAATGGTTGTCTATTTAGTCATGCGTATTTCAGCTGTACTAAAAAGTATTAAAGCCCGTTTTGGTGACATTTATGATGGCGAGCAATGA
- a CDS encoding RNA polymerase sigma factor: protein MMASNEELMTAFQIGDKDALAQLYAQLHEPLYCFLYRYTKDEQLSVDIVHDSFELLQTKKDQYDQQRGKVKAFLFQIAYRLMINKLNRRKRWQTLMPFLVPIQKKTLQAEDTLVIQQAISNLPDKQRAVILLAFYEDLPQEDISLILDIPVGTVKSRLHHAIKTLKAELKEDFHHERGI, encoded by the coding sequence ATGATGGCGAGCAATGAGGAACTGATGACCGCTTTTCAAATTGGCGATAAAGATGCATTGGCACAGCTTTACGCTCAATTGCATGAACCACTTTACTGTTTTTTGTACCGCTACACAAAGGATGAGCAACTGAGTGTTGATATTGTCCACGACAGCTTTGAATTGCTGCAAACAAAAAAGGATCAGTATGACCAGCAACGAGGTAAGGTGAAGGCCTTCTTATTTCAGATTGCCTACCGTCTAATGATAAATAAGTTGAACAGACGTAAGCGATGGCAAACACTCATGCCGTTTCTTGTACCCATTCAGAAAAAGACACTGCAAGCTGAGGACACATTGGTCATTCAACAGGCGATTTCCAACTTGCCGGATAAACAGCGGGCAGTAATTTTGCTTGCATTCTATGAAGATTTACCGCAGGAAGACATCTCCTTAATTTTAGATATCCCGGTCGGAACGGTGAAATCACGGCTGCATCATGCTATAAAGACTTTAAAAGCTGAATTAAAGGAGGATTTCCACCATGAACGAGGAATTTAA
- a CDS encoding SCO family protein yields MKTKKIIFALMLLAATVLTACSNYQFKPTTNFEISGFTMTDHRNNEVTLESLKGEPWLAMFIFTSCTTICSPMTMNMTRVQDHLEKKGLEDYKIVAFSIDPDYDTPERLTEYLSRHTPVDESKWHMLTGYDQKFIEQFARNSFKTPVQSIEGDDQVIHADTFFLVDEKGIAVKNYSGYGTGEDGVPYETIASDMEALIDERLN; encoded by the coding sequence ATGAAAACGAAAAAAATAATATTCGCACTTATGCTCTTGGCAGCAACAGTTCTTACTGCATGCAGCAATTATCAGTTTAAACCGACGACCAACTTTGAAATCAGTGGATTTACAATGACCGACCATCGGAACAATGAAGTGACACTGGAAAGTTTAAAAGGGGAACCATGGCTGGCGATGTTCATCTTCACAAGCTGTACAACGATCTGCTCGCCAATGACGATGAATATGACGCGTGTGCAGGACCATCTGGAGAAAAAAGGGCTGGAAGATTATAAAATTGTCGCGTTTTCCATTGATCCGGACTACGACACACCGGAGCGTTTGACAGAATACTTATCGCGCCATACACCGGTAGACGAATCAAAATGGCATATGCTGACAGGATACGATCAGAAATTTATCGAACAATTTGCCAGAAACTCATTTAAAACACCTGTCCAGTCAATTGAAGGAGACGATCAAGTGATCCACGCCGATACATTTTTCCTGGTGGATGAAAAAGGAATCGCCGTGAAAAACTATTCAGGTTATGGCACAGGAGAAGATGGTGTTCCATATGAAACGATTGCAAGTGATATGGAAGCGCTCATTGACGAACGTCTAAATTAA
- a CDS encoding YvrJ family protein: MDQWIAILQEVTFPIFISFYLLYRIETKLEAIHTALVSLHHPADRT; encoded by the coding sequence ATGGACCAGTGGATTGCCATTCTTCAGGAAGTGACGTTTCCGATCTTTATCTCCTTTTATTTGCTGTATCGGATAGAGACAAAACTTGAAGCAATTCATACAGCACTCGTATCATTACATCATCCTGCAGACAGAACATGA
- a CDS encoding DUF2922 domain-containing protein, which translates to MAQVLQLTFANIAGNTMTISINDPKPNLTEAEVNAAMQTIIDQEVFSKDGFLFNVKKSASIVERNVTEFKLNS; encoded by the coding sequence ATGGCACAAGTTCTGCAATTAACATTTGCCAACATTGCAGGAAATACGATGACGATCAGTATTAATGATCCGAAGCCGAATTTAACGGAGGCTGAAGTGAATGCAGCAATGCAGACAATTATTGATCAGGAAGTATTTTCGAAAGACGGATTTTTGTTCAATGTAAAAAAGTCTGCGAGTATCGTTGAACGTAATGTAACGGAATTTAAACTGAACAGCTAA
- a CDS encoding DUF1659 domain-containing protein yields the protein MNEFGFLNATLTVFYQTGMDEFNEPIIKSSTFRNVERYATAEQLYTVGTTIVGLTDHDYIESVKTQKELITG from the coding sequence ATGAACGAATTCGGATTTTTAAATGCAACGTTGACAGTATTTTATCAGACAGGCATGGATGAATTTAATGAGCCGATTATTAAAAGTTCAACATTCCGTAACGTGGAAAGATATGCTACTGCCGAACAGCTGTACACAGTAGGAACAACCATCGTCGGCTTAACAGATCACGATTATATCGAATCTGTGAAAACGCAGAAAGAACTGATTACAGGTTAA
- a CDS encoding DUF2621 domain-containing protein — translation MGLDGWFLWFILFWVVVLISLMGIGGFFMFRKFLKAMPKQDGKSDLDWQNIYLDKTIHLWGEEEKKLLTELVDPVPELFRQVAKEKIAGKIGEIALDEHASKIDLDLIIRGYIIASPKRDHKFLRKKLNEMKIDTTNYDHLFEA, via the coding sequence GTGGGCTTAGATGGCTGGTTTTTATGGTTTATTTTATTTTGGGTAGTAGTATTGATCTCGCTTATGGGAATCGGCGGCTTTTTCATGTTCCGCAAGTTTTTGAAGGCAATGCCGAAACAGGACGGAAAATCGGATTTAGACTGGCAGAACATATACTTAGATAAAACGATTCACCTTTGGGGTGAAGAGGAAAAAAAATTACTTACCGAGCTTGTCGATCCTGTGCCAGAGCTATTCCGTCAAGTCGCAAAAGAAAAGATTGCCGGTAAAATCGGTGAAATTGCACTAGACGAGCATGCCTCAAAAATCGACTTGGACCTAATCATTCGCGGCTATATTATTGCTTCGCCCAAACGCGATCATAAGTTTTTACGTAAAAAACTCAATGAAATGAAAATTGATACGACGAACTATGACCACTTATTTGAAGCATAG
- a CDS encoding CcdC family protein, with protein sequence MFDSIPSHYLLIGSTIMAIIMGSFVMFIRLRAQKKPVSTKKILIPPFAMSTGALMFIFEEFRVAPIQIVEAAALGLLFSSVLILTSKFEVRDGAIYMKQSKAFPFILVGLLVLRIILKLLFAETFDVGELAGMFFILAFSMILPWRIGMLIKYKKLEKSHIAA encoded by the coding sequence ATGTTTGACAGTATACCTTCTCACTATTTATTAATTGGTTCGACGATTATGGCAATCATTATGGGCTCCTTCGTAATGTTCATAAGACTGCGTGCACAAAAAAAGCCGGTATCCACAAAAAAAATACTCATCCCGCCTTTTGCGATGTCAACAGGTGCTCTGATGTTTATTTTTGAGGAGTTTCGTGTAGCGCCAATTCAAATAGTAGAAGCGGCCGCACTCGGCTTGTTATTTTCATCTGTATTAATCTTAACGTCGAAATTTGAAGTGCGAGACGGCGCAATTTATATGAAGCAATCTAAAGCATTTCCATTCATATTAGTGGGATTACTAGTATTACGTATTATTTTAAAATTATTATTTGCCGAAACATTTGATGTAGGCGAACTGGCAGGCATGTTTTTCATCCTGGCGTTCTCGATGATTTTGCCGTGGCGAATCGGTATGCTTATCAAATATAAGAAGCTTGAAAAATCGCATATTGCCGCATAG
- a CDS encoding cytochrome c biogenesis CcdA family protein: protein MNTDLNVLLAFGAGFLSFISPCTLPLYPAFLSYITGMTLDELKTEKGMMQKRAILHTLFFLLGFSIIFIAIGFGTSLAKDFFFQYQDLLRQVGAILIVAFGLMIVGLLQVDFLMKDRKFQFKNRPSGYFGSVLIGLAFAAGWTPCTGPILAAIITLGGTNPDSAMWYMLAYYLGFAIPFFTLSFFISRMNWIRTHSQKIIVVGGYIMIAVGILLFFDGLTYIINLLLPIFDGFKGF from the coding sequence ATGAATACAGATTTAAATGTCCTTTTAGCGTTCGGTGCCGGGTTTTTAAGTTTTATTTCACCATGTACGCTACCGCTCTATCCTGCATTTTTGTCCTACATAACCGGGATGACACTCGATGAGCTGAAAACTGAAAAAGGGATGATGCAAAAACGCGCAATTTTACATACTTTATTTTTCCTGCTCGGGTTTTCGATTATATTTATCGCGATCGGATTTGGAACATCGTTAGCGAAAGATTTCTTTTTCCAGTACCAGGATTTACTGCGTCAAGTCGGCGCTATTTTAATTGTCGCATTCGGTTTAATGATTGTCGGTCTTTTGCAGGTTGACTTCTTGATGAAAGACCGCAAGTTCCAGTTCAAAAACCGACCATCCGGCTATTTCGGTTCGGTGCTGATCGGTCTTGCCTTTGCGGCGGGCTGGACACCTTGTACAGGTCCGATACTGGCAGCGATTATCACGCTTGGCGGAACGAACCCCGATTCGGCAATGTGGTATATGCTCGCTTACTATTTAGGGTTTGCGATTCCATTCTTTACATTGTCATTCTTCATCTCACGCATGAACTGGATTCGTACGCATAGCCAGAAAATCATCGTAGTGGGCGGCTATATTATGATAGCTGTCGGCATTTTATTGTTCTTTGACGGATTGACATACATTATTAATCTTCTGTTGCCGATTTTCGATGGTTTTAAAGGATTCTAA
- the cbpA gene encoding cyclic di-AMP binding protein CbpA, producing the protein MLVKQRYVKKKDVSYVKETDPIKDVLGQLNDNGYRCIPVLDAAGEKFVGNIYKVELLEYKLKEGDTKAPVKALAEEADAFVHENSSFFEVFHSIKQLPYLAVVDTKGNFAGILPHSKVFELLEEAWGYRTGSCAITIALPDTDGILIRVLTAVKKVWPLHCVFSLDDDTTYLRRVIITLAQGAKQSTVDELEAAILKQGARIIDLEVFDKENF; encoded by the coding sequence ATGTTAGTGAAACAAAGATATGTAAAGAAAAAAGATGTAAGTTATGTAAAAGAGACGGACCCTATCAAAGACGTGCTCGGCCAGTTAAATGACAACGGCTACAGATGTATCCCGGTATTGGATGCAGCTGGTGAAAAGTTCGTCGGAAATATTTATAAAGTGGAACTACTCGAATATAAATTAAAAGAAGGCGATACGAAAGCACCGGTTAAAGCACTGGCTGAAGAAGCGGATGCATTCGTCCACGAAAACAGTTCATTTTTTGAAGTTTTCCATTCAATTAAACAATTGCCTTATTTGGCGGTTGTTGACACAAAAGGGAACTTTGCAGGCATTTTACCTCATTCTAAAGTATTTGAGCTATTGGAAGAAGCGTGGGGCTACCGTACAGGAAGCTGTGCCATTACCATTGCATTACCGGACACGGACGGGATTTTAATCAGAGTTCTGACGGCAGTGAAAAAGGTTTGGCCACTGCACTGTGTGTTCTCGCTTGATGATGACACAACCTATTTGCGCCGAGTAATTATTACACTGGCACAAGGTGCGAAACAATCGACAGTGGATGAGCTGGAAGCCGCTATTTTAAAACAAGGTGCCCGCATTATTGATTTAGAAGTATTTGATAAAGAAAATTTTTAA